The following proteins are co-located in the Calliphora vicina chromosome 2, idCalVici1.1, whole genome shotgun sequence genome:
- the mid gene encoding T-box protein H15 yields MLIGSHPYLCNGAGGVISGNSANTANPNTTTTNSKTAAGSATDFSIAAIMAREENSSSRESSVRSASPISIEDEVDVDVVDCSDSEEPPTKSRRLNNSNCSTSTGNLSHSQLNTSTASSVGRSTPPQSPASDLDGERSSPEPAPKTPKIVGSCNCDDLKPVQCHLETKELWDRFHELGTEMIITKTGRRMFPTVRVSFSGPLRQIQPADRYAVLLDIVPMDSKRYRYAYHRSAWLVAGKADPAPPARLYAHPDSPFSCEALRKQVISFEKVKLTNNEMDKNGQIVLNSMHRYQPRIHLVRLSHGQSIPTTPKELQELDHKTYVFPETVFTAVTAYQNQLITKLKIDSNPFAKGFRDSSRLTDFDRDPMEALLLEQQLRSPLRLFPDPIMQQFAQQGADPTSMAIFEKARQHLQMFGGNSPYAQLMMPQMYAQQAPPPPGLGAFHMFQQQWPQLTAGFLASANQQAVAQAQAAAQAQAAAQAQAAAQAQAHANRTPPPPPTASTPSSTSSGSPSPDMRPRQYQRFSPYQVPQHPSGSAPRSPPH; encoded by the exons ATGCTTATCGGTTCACATCCTTATTTGTGCAATGGCGCCGGAGGTGTTATATCGGGAAATAGTGCAAATACAGCTAATCCCAACACGACCACAACAAACAGTAAAACAGCCGCCGGCTCTGCTACAGATTTCTCTATAGCCGCCATTATGGCTAGAGAAGAAAACTCCTCGAGCCGTGAATCATCCGTTAGATCAGCCA GTCCCATTTCTATAGAAGACGAAGTCGATGTTGATGTCGTCGATTGCAGTGACTCCGAAGAGCCTCCCACCAAATCACGTCGTTTAAATAATTCCAATTGCAGCACCAGCACCGGCAATTTATCACACAGCCAATTAAACACCAGCACAGCCAGCAGTGTGGGACGCTCCACGCCACCCCAATCACCGGCCAGTGATTTAGATGGTGAACGCTCATCGCCCGAACCTGCACCAAAGACCCCCAAAATCGTGGGCTCTTGTAATTGTGATGATTTGAAGCCGGTACAGTGTCATTTGGAAACAAAAGAATTATGGGATCGTTTTCATGAATTGGGCACAGAGATGATTATCACCAAAACTGGAAG ACGTATGTTTCCCACTGTCCGCGTTAGTTTCTCGGGTCCCTTGAGACAAATACAACCTGCCGATCGTTATGCTGTGTTATTAGACATTGTACCCATGGATTCGAAACGTTATCGTTATGCTTATCATCGTTCAGCGTGGTTGGTTGCTGGTAAAGCTGATCCCGCACCACCCGCTAGATTGTATGCCCATCCCGATAGTCCGTTTAGCTGTGAAGCTTTGCGCAAACAGGTCATTTCGTTTGAAAAAGTGAAACTGACCAACAATGAAATGGATAAAAATGGACAG ATTGTTTTAAACTCTATGCATCGTTATCAACCTCGTATTCATTTGGTGCGTTTAAGTCATGGCCAAAGTATACCCACAACTCCCAAGGAATTACAGGAATTAGATCATAAAACATATGTCTTTCCCGAGACTGTTTTCACCGCCGTTACCGCTTACCAAAATCAATTGATAACCAAACTGAAAATTGACTCAAATCCTTTTGCTAAAGGTTTTAGAGACTCTTCACGTTTGACCGATTTCGATCGTGATCCAATGGAGGCTTTATTGTTGGAGCAACAACTGAGATCACCTTTAAGATTATTCCCCGATCCAATAATGCAACAGTTTGCCCAACAGGGAGCTGATCCCACCTCCATGGCCATATTTGAAAAAGCCCGCCAACATTTACAAATGTTTGGTGGCAATTCACCTTATGCCCAGTTAATGATGCCTCAAATGTATGCCCAACAGGCGCCACCTCCACCCGGCCTAGGGGCCTTCCACATGTTCCAACAACAATGGCCTCAATTAACAGCTGGATTTTTAGCCTCTGCCAACCAACAAGCTGTGGCTCAAGCTCAAGCAGCCGCACAGGCCCAAGCAGCAGCACAGGCCCAAGCAGCAGCCCAGGCTCAAGCTCATGCCAACCGTACACCACCTCCACCACCCACAGCCTCAACACCCTCATCCACCTCCTCGGGGTCACCGTCACCCGATATGAGACCCAGACAATATCAAAGATTTAGTCCTTATCAAGTACCCCAACATCCTTCAGGGTCAGCACCCAGAAGTCCTCCCCATTAA